In the genome of Labeo rohita strain BAU-BD-2019 chromosome 2, IGBB_LRoh.1.0, whole genome shotgun sequence, the window AGAGTGTAACCTACTGAACTTGAAGCAGAGCAAGCCTGCAAAATAACTGTATCTGGTTGCTCTGCCGTTGGAGGATTCATTTGCAAAAGAGGAAATTTAAAAGACTTCTGAGCCAGAAAGTGATTCTAAAAgaagcattttatattttagtatttgttttgttacattCTATTAAAGCATGTTAACTGTTAACATCAATGTGAGTGTGTCCCAGCACTGGGGATGGACAAGTTAGTGCACTCTCAGGGCTGGGTTTGCAGCTGGAAGAGCATCCGGCGTAAAACGTGCCAAATCGGCTGTGCGGATCACTCTGCTGTGGTGACCCCTGATCAAGGGAGCAAgccgaaggagagagagagaactgtTAACATCAATGTATATTAAGTATGTTTggaagtatgttttttttatattttcatatttaaactaAAGACTAAATAATATGTGTTGTTATTTATCATAACAAAACTATATAAAGTGCAaatgggtgaatctcacaaagaAATGTCTAGGTCACGTTTCCGCcactaagtaaaaaataaaaaatgtaattgtgagtttttgtctCGCAGTTgactgttttctcagaattgtactctataatacaaactcaaaataaagtcagaattgcaagatttttctcacaactgcaagttttgTATCTCTTTTGTATCTCTTGTacttttgtctcacaattccaaagtcaaaaatgacttttttgtcagaattgtgagatataaacttgcaattgtgagactcatatgttctcagaattgtgagtttataacaattgcaagatataaacttctcatttttagtgaaaaaaaaaagaattgtgagttatctcTCAGATTTCTCAGATATATTGCATTTTTGACAtatacgcaattctgagaaaaaagtcagaactgtgagttagaattaagagaaataaactcgcaattgcaaaattttttaacttgcaattctgacttatagATGagatataacttgcaattgtgagttatgaagtccgTTTCTCAGGGGGGAAAAAttgcagaattgcaagttaatatctcataattctgacttaataactcgcaattgcaaattgtGAACTGCAAGATGTGGACTCAcaaatctaagaaaaaaaagtcacaattgcaagatataaacttacaattctttaaaaaataaaaaaaagtcagaattgtgagttatacaCCTTGcagttctgccttttttctctgaattgtatAATACAAACtcaagaaataaacttgcaattgtgagttataaagtcttaaatgcaagctataaactcgcaattctaaatataaaaataaagtcagaattcaaaataaaaacagttcacaaatgcgagtttggtatcttgcaattctgacttttttttgcagttctgagtttatagcttgaaaaaaaaaaaaacctttttctcagaattgtgagataaactcacaattgcgagttgaTATCTTGcatttttgactttctttttggGTTAgtatctcacgattctgactttgtttctctgaattttataatacaaactcaagaaataaatttgcaattctgactttttttctcccaattgcatgatatgaaaCTCAcgattgtgtgttataaagtcagaacagcgagataaaaacttggaattgcgtcagaattcaaaataaaaacaattcttttctcacaattctaagtttatagcttgcaattctgatttctgaggggagaaaaaagactgatattccCATGaatcttctcagaattgcatgtttatatctcacaattctggcttaaTAGCTTGCATTTGCgttttataaaatcagaattgcaagacataaacctcacaaatctgagaaaaagagTCACAATtattagatataaacttgcaattctgagaaaattaagtcagaattgtgagtttttattttctgacttaatttgtcagaattgcacatttatttctcagaattttgagtttatatctcacaatactggctttgtaactcacaactgtaagtttatatcttgcagttctgagaaaagtcagaattgtgagatgtaaacttgcaattgtgagaaaaaaagtcagaattgtgagataaaaacccGCAactaccttttttaatttttttcggtggcggaaacgggcttccatgtAATTTTCTTGATGCAAAATACAGTTTTCATGttcttgtcttgtctttttttttcttgacaattTTTATGAGAGATTTTCCCAGCAATATGTTGTTATTCATGCCTACAATGTTGATTCAAACTCTTGTGTGCAAAGCAGTGGTCCATAATGCTGTTTTGTTCTCTTAGTtagataaataaatttacatttcagtatttttacacGATTGTGTCTTTCTCCGATTTCCTCCAAGCGTTCAATGTTTAACCTGTGTGGCACTTAGTTCTCTAAGTTAAACAATCAATCAGTCCAAAAATAACAGTGTAAATGTTACGCAATACTTCTGATTCTAGGAAGACATATCAATATTTATGCCTTTGTGCAAAATCCCAGAGTGTCATTCTGATCCATTTAGCTGTGAAGTAATATTTACCTGTTTCTCCATCTCCACGGAAACCATCTACAAGTGTGTCTGACAAATCCACATCTGTCTCCTGAATCACTTACCACAGTCTGCAGGAAGGGACAAGGAGAGACACATTTACCTGTCCGTCGCTCTTTCAACCCTGGATtggacacacaaacacatgccaAGAGATGGAAACTCTGATGGAGGGAAAGTCGGAGCGATTCTACTTAGTTGCCGAAGATGTTTTTTTATCTCTGCTTTGTTCGTTTGGGAATTGGTACAACAGGTCGGGTCGAGCTGAGCTTCACAGACTTTCTTCTAATTTAACGAACTCCTCTGAAACCCCAGCAGAGATGTTTGCGCACGAGTGGCGTGGATTCATCCCTACCTGCTACATGAGGGTGCTTCAGCTGTGCCCCGTTTTGGCCTTCCTGGCTATTCTGATGATCACTCCGGTTCTTCTAGTACATATCCTGTCTCGAGTCGACCTGCGGCAGCAGACGCGTTACCTCCTCCTCGCCAATGTTCTCTTCAGCGACCTGCTCTTTGTTTCCATGAATATCCTGAGTGCCTGCATCAATTTAGCAGGTGTGTTAATGACGGAGTGGCCGTGTGCCATGCTGCTCTTCCTGTTGGCGGTCTTATACAGCTCTGGCGTGCTAAGTATTACAGCAATGGTGCTGGATACCTGCTTTGCAGTGTTAGCCCCCTTTCGCTACCTGGCAATGTGGCCTGTGTCACGAACTTACGTAGCGATCGCCGCCATCTGGATCTTCTCTGTCTTTTTGCCTGCGGCAGCTATTAGCATGTTTTTGTGGTACCATAGTACGACCCCCTGCGCTCTCCACCTCTGCTCCCTGCCTTTGCTGATGGTTTTGACCGTAAGCCTTTTTCGCCCACTCCACGTCTCCATGCTGCTGACCGTCACGGGTATCATTTTCATCCTCCTTCTGGTGTTGTCTGGTTACCTCATCCTCTACTTCTGTACCCGCAGTTCGGGCGTGTGGAAGGGCGAGACCTCGTCCCGTGCTAGAGGAACATTTTTCATCCATTATCTCCACCTGTTCCTGGCTTTCTGTCCCCTGCTGGTTTTGATGATCGAGCTGATGCTTTGCCAGAATAGTCAGACTATGGACCCCAAAGCAAGCCTGTGGATGTCCCTGGTCGTGTGTAATGTCCTACTCATCCTGCCCAAAGCCTTAGCGCCGTACCTGTACGGGCTCCGCTATAGAGAACTGTGCAACTTGCTGTTCCAGTTCTTTCACCTGAATAAGCCAACTACTATCACACCTGTGATATAAATATGCTTATCTGAACttatgaaaaagacatttaaaatggtgTTGTTGAACTTTTCATTAGAGCTTGCTAATTTCATCAAATATTGAAATTAGCAAGCTCTAATTATGCTTAACTGAGGTTTTGTTCACAGGATTAAAGTAATAATATGATTTGTCAGAATAATATGTGagaataatcaaaaatgtacttgtaattatggcatttattgtgtttaaaatggtatgatgtatttttaatggTATTTTCTATGTATTTTGGTTACTAAAAACAGATACACACAGTTACACACATACGTCAGATTTACTACTGTAAACCCTATAAGAAATTATAAGGGGCTTTACAAACAATGTAAGAGATTTtgaatatttcttattttggtttTTGGAACCAAGTTAACGCTACTATATTTTATTGTAGAAACAATAACTGTAGTCGATATTGTATTTTGACTGAAACTAAGCAATGTAAAACattactgttattttcttaGGGCCATAAACCGAGCACCTGTAGCTTATGTTGACATGCTTATTTTACACATTAGCATTATTTAAAGgattactgtaaaaataagaataaaacttACCAGAGACATCTAAGCACTAAAACGTTGTGCTTTATATCCTCAGATGTGTTCGTCTGACAAAAGGTTCACAAAAGTCACTGCTGCTGCAAATTCGATTCATGTAACGTTATTGCGTTTCTAATGGAAACCTGTTCCAAGAATACCTATTATtcactattattataatatgtgtgaaattttattgtaatgtgtGTCTAATCTGTGGGACCGTGCTATCCATTTTTTGTCAGAAAAAAATGCGCGCGAAACACCACGGCAGAATCAGTTAAAATAACCGCAAGATGGCGCCATTGGCGCCTTTTTTTTAGTAATGATGATTTCCAGTAGTTTTTTGCTGGCGAGTTTTTGTCAATGAAATTATTAAACGAAATTGTTTTTACTACATATAGctgtaattaatttcagtttctttctttgttcGGAGAactacctgtatttttttttccttttttaatcaAGACGGCTTTCTACATAAGGAAAGTATCTAGCATCTATTTCATTGTACTGTACAAAATACGTTTGGTATACATTCTAATCTAAATAGTTCTTCGTTCTTGCATTAGCAACATAACTAATAAGGTAAAACTACACTATTGGCTTTGGAATCGTTGAAAAGGCTGTTAAAGTTTGCCGTGACAACAACATGACGCAAACTGTCTTCGTTCATAATCGGGTTTTTGTTTGCAAACAACGTTGAGGCACATGGAAATTCTCCCGCACTGAATTTTGGGATATGATGTTCTTTTGCTAGTTTGAAGGAGTAATGAGACAGCGacaaaactacatttcccatgaaCGCAATTCAACAGCTGAGAAAACAGAAGCTCAAAGCCAGCGTGTGTACTCTTTTGTGCCAGAGCACGCAGAGAGCGGTTATGAAACGGACGTTGACAAAGAAAATTTAAGAGTGACAGCACAAGTGCTCACGCTTATGGATCTGTTTTGTAGAATCAAACGGAATTGTTTGTTCGCATTTACTTTTAAGGATCTTACCCttgctgttgtttttgatgttttgcagAAAGTTGATCTCCTGTGGATAAGGTGAGAAAAATAATGCTGAACTTTCATCTGAACAACTGTAATGATTGAGATACGATTAATTCAGATACATTGACTGCATTAACGCTTCCATGTTATTGTCATGTACGTTTATGGCGCATTATCAGGCTAAGATtccttaaatgtttaaatgtggtaagttttatatatatatatatatatatatataccactTTCTGACATTTTTACACTGCATGTGGTATTGAGGTCATGTCTGTAGGCATCTCTAAGTTCTGAGACTGATGTTTATTCAGAAACTCCATGAAAAAGTCTAGCCTGCTGAGCACTGTGGACAATAATAGAGCATCATGGACCAGCAACAAAACAGCTAGGATGGTTATTGGAACATAATGTCTGGAGTAGCTTTCACCCAGCCTCAAACAACTAATGACCTCTTTagaccagctaagaaccagcttTAATCTTAAGCTGGATTTTTGTCAGGCTATTTAGAAAGATGGTAGGGATTCTCTTTCTCTGTGGTTTAAAGCCTTTTATGGAGTAGAAATTACTCATAATTGATCTTATTTATATGATGTCATCATTTCAGTCCACATGGGGCATGTTTTGCTGTCAAGCCAATTCAGCTGTAGAGGAAACATTGAGCAACCGTCCATGTTCCTTTATTTCTACttccacaacaaaacaaacctgAGTGACTTAAAAGAAAAGATTGCGCAAACTCTCCCTCTCTTGCTCACTCACTCGCTCACTTTATCTCTTAGCCATAAAGAgtcagtgtttcttttatatcaGTGCTCTATTGCCTTGAggaatagatttttatttattttttaccggTCACATGTCTTGACGTTTTGCAGTCTAACCTTCTCAGATATTTATGAACTCAATGCCTTTGCCTCAATGCAATAGTTTGCTTTTCAACCTTaacacatttgtattttaaaaaatttgattGTCATGACCCTTGTGATAGAATGTGATAACACtcattatacaattataaaaacacttcacattttaccttaaaataataaaagttcaCATTTTGCCTTAATGTTtaatcctggaccacaaaactagtcataagggtcaatttttgaaattgagtttTATACATGATCAATaaactttccactgatgtatggtttggccaagaaacaactatttgaaaatctggaatctgagggtgcaaagaatctaaatattgagaaaatcgcctttaaagttgtccaaatgaggttcttagcaatgcatattacaaatcaaaaattaagttttgatatatttacaatagggaatttacaaaatatcttcatggagcatgatctttaatatcctaatgattttttgcatgaaagaaaaatcagtttttgacccatacttacgactggttttgtggtccagggtcacatatatcaacTTTTTCCTCTGAAATGGCTTTACTTTTCAACTGATTTCACCTAGGGCACTCAGATGTAAAGCctaaaatgctattttagcattgtttttggctattgttgtATGACAGCATTTCTAACCATGCTTGAGAATGTAATAAAGATTATGgttatattaacaaatattgatAGATTTTAAGCATGAACTTGACTTTCAGGGTCAAAATGCCTCCTTGAAAATGTGAGTCTGGCAACAGTCTGTATGAAATGAATCATGAAAATggtcaataatatttttactactgcCCGAGGTTTACTTGAAAATTACAGACTGGTGTGCTGTAGCATAGACAGTAATACTAATTTTTAAGAAGGTGGACCTCCTTAAATGTCTTGAATACCACTAATATAGTGTTTGCTGATTGTAAATGTGTTCTTCCACAGGTGTTGATGATCTCCGATCGTTTTTCTGCATCCATTGATAGTGACTGTTTGTGGTGAAGGGCTCTTGTCAGATACAATCATGGTGCTCATTCTGGGTCGCCGTCTCAATCATGAGAACTCTGGTGGCATGCCGGAATCGCCAGGAATCAAGCGTAAAGTCTTTGAAGTGGAGTCTAAGACCCTGAGTGATGTGTTCAACTTCTCTTCTGGTTCCTCTCACTCTGAGAACGTTCTGCAGGTCTTCAACGAGTTCCGCGACAGCCGCCTATTCACAGACGTGATCATTAGTGTCCAGGGTCGCGAGTTTCCGTGTCACCGTGCCGTGCTATCGGCCTGCAGCAGTTACTTCCGTGCAATGTTCTGCAACGACCACCGAGAGAGCCATGAGATGCTCGTGGAGATCAACGGCATCCAGGCTGACGCTATGGACACGTTCTTGCAGTATGTTTACACCGGTCGTGCCTGCATCACCACGCACAACGTCCAGTTCCTCTTCGAGACCTCCAGCCTCTTCCAGATCGTAATTCTGAGGGATGCTTGTGCAAAATTCCTGGAAGAGCAGCTGGACCCCTGCAACTGCCTTGGGATCCAGCGTTTCGCTGACGCCCACTCTCTCAAACAGCTTGCAAGTCGCTGCCGCACCTTCGCCTTGCTGAATTTTCCAGAGGTGGCTCAGCATGAAGAGTTTCTAGACCTCCACAAAGATGAGCTGGAGGAATACTTGGCCAGCGATGAGCTGTCCATTGGCAGGGAGGAGGTGGTGTTCGAGGCAGTGATGCGTTGGGTCTACCATGGCGTGGAGTACCGGAGACCCATGCTGAAAGATCTGCTACAACATGTCCGATTGCCTCTCCTGCACCCAAACTATTTTGTACAGACGGTGAGTGGAGAAACTCCGTATTAGTTCAACAAATCTAGAAATGTGCCACTGAGAAGTTTATAGAGTGCCGCAGCGATGACATATTTCTGTAGGCCAATCCAAAAGTTAGCATCATCCTGGTTCCCCTGACAGGGTGATTTTTCGGTTGGCTTTTGGATTGTTGCAGAAAATAGGTTCTGTGACCAACAAACGTTTATGACTTATAAAAGTTTATAAGTTAAGgtgattgttcacccaaaaatgaaaattgccccATGAAGccgtcctaggtgtatatgactttcttttttcagacaaataaagttaaagttgtattaaaatgtcctggctcttccaggctttataatgacagtgaatgggtgttgatatTTAGTAGTCCAACAGAATTCCAATAAAGGGCATCcatacatcataaaaagtgtccacgtggctccagggggttaataaaggccttcttaagtaaatcaatgcatttgtgtatgaAAAATATCCAAATTTGTTGGTGCCAATAGCTTTGTGGGTAGCGCGCCGACATATAGCAACGTTGCAccgttttttggcataaaaatgccaaaaattaatctttaaaaataaatatatatatccatatttaaaactttataagccGTATtttctagcttccactaactgtcctATATACATATAAGAGAGAGTGGCGCTCCAGCGGATGATGTAAGACATaggtgtggagcactttttatgatagatggatgcactttattggacttggaTTAGACTATTGAAACTCAacgcccattcactgccattataaagcttggaacaGCTTGGAAGTCTCCTCAAGTGAAAATGAACCCTACCATGGTTATGGCATGGTCCTAAAATTACAGAACCAGATAAAGCAAGGCCTTGAGATTTGGCTAGATGTAAAGTGTTGCTGCATTCCATTTACCTCGGAAGTTGGATGTCAGAGCTAGGTATGACGTTACAACTGAGTTGACCACATTCCAGTACCAAAGTTGTAAAACCAACTTCAATACCagtcgatttaaaaaaaaaaaaaaaaacagaaacactaATAATCAGTATATTGCTACTGTTTCTGAGCAGCCATATTGGATTCTGAAGTTGGCCTTGTTGTGGTTCCTCTAAGGTTCTGAATCGGAACTCTGATGTAAAAAGACATTCCAGTGAAAAGTTCCTACCGGAATTTCTGACTTCCAAGTACAAATGGAGTGTAGTTTCTCGTTCCAAtgataatcaaacacacctgaaccagttaATCAAGATCTTGGGGTAAACTTGAAAACTATCGACAGGTGTGTTGATGTTTGCCAAGTCAAGGCTCTTTCCTTATTGTGGCAGTGCAACAAGTTTATTTAAACAAGATAGCTGAACTCTATAGAAAGGCAGATACAAGGGAGCAAGACAAGGTCAAGCTTTAAGAATGTGATTATATTTTGCAGGTGGAAGGTGATAAACTTATCCAGAATGCTCCAGAATGTTACCAGCTGCTGCATGAAGCACGTCGCTATCAC includes:
- the LOC127177244 gene encoding probable G-protein coupled receptor 148, with the translated sequence METLMEGKSERFYLVAEDVFLSLLCSFGNWYNRSGRAELHRLSSNLTNSSETPAEMFAHEWRGFIPTCYMRVLQLCPVLAFLAILMITPVLLVHILSRVDLRQQTRYLLLANVLFSDLLFVSMNILSACINLAGVLMTEWPCAMLLFLLAVLYSSGVLSITAMVLDTCFAVLAPFRYLAMWPVSRTYVAIAAIWIFSVFLPAAAISMFLWYHSTTPCALHLCSLPLLMVLTVSLFRPLHVSMLLTVTGIIFILLLVLSGYLILYFCTRSSGVWKGETSSRARGTFFIHYLHLFLAFCPLLVLMIELMLCQNSQTMDPKASLWMSLVVCNVLLILPKALAPYLYGLRYRELCNLLFQFFHLNKPTTITPVI